Proteins encoded together in one Yersinia mollaretii ATCC 43969 window:
- the gutQ gene encoding arabinose-5-phosphate isomerase GutQ → MSNPLLTYARETLEIELTEAHKLLSRLDDNFIRACELLLACTGKAVVSGIGKSGHIGKKIAASLASTGTPAFFVHPAEALHGDLGMIGPQDVLIFISYSGRAKELDLILPLLADSHIPVIAITGGKESPLALNAACVLDISVEQEACPMGLAPTSSAVNTLMMGDALAMALMRHRGFNAEDFARSHPGGSLGARLLNRVHHLMRTGDRLPVVNESDSVMEAMLELSRTGLGLVAVCDPDQRVVGVFTDGDLRRWLVKGGTLQQPLAGAITRPGYRLPEQWRAGEALEALHQHHISAAPVVNLDGKLVGAINLHDLHQAGIA, encoded by the coding sequence ATGAGTAATCCACTGCTGACCTATGCCCGTGAAACACTGGAAATTGAGCTGACAGAGGCCCATAAGTTGCTGTCACGATTAGATGATAATTTTATTCGAGCCTGCGAACTGCTGCTGGCTTGCACCGGTAAAGCCGTGGTGTCCGGCATCGGCAAATCCGGCCATATCGGCAAAAAGATTGCCGCCTCACTGGCCAGTACTGGCACCCCGGCGTTTTTCGTTCATCCCGCCGAAGCACTGCACGGCGATTTGGGCATGATTGGCCCGCAAGATGTACTGATTTTCATCTCCTACTCTGGCCGAGCCAAAGAGCTGGATCTGATTCTGCCCTTGCTGGCGGACAGTCATATTCCGGTGATTGCCATCACTGGCGGCAAAGAGTCCCCCTTAGCGCTCAATGCGGCCTGTGTGCTGGATATTAGTGTTGAGCAGGAAGCTTGCCCGATGGGACTCGCCCCGACATCCAGCGCGGTGAATACCCTGATGATGGGGGATGCACTGGCAATGGCATTAATGCGCCATCGCGGCTTCAATGCCGAAGATTTTGCCCGCTCACATCCGGGCGGCAGCTTGGGTGCACGCTTGCTCAACCGCGTCCATCATTTGATGCGAACCGGTGATCGCCTGCCAGTGGTGAATGAGTCCGACAGTGTGATGGAGGCAATGTTAGAGCTTAGCCGTACCGGATTGGGCTTGGTGGCCGTGTGCGATCCCGATCAGCGAGTGGTGGGCGTGTTCACTGATGGCGATTTGCGCCGCTGGTTGGTCAAAGGCGGTACGCTGCAACAACCGCTGGCAGGCGCAATAACGCGGCCGGGTTACCGACTACCTGAACAGTGGCGTGCTGGCGAAGCGCTGGAAGCACTGCACCAGCATCATATCAGTGCGGCACCCGTGGTGAATTTGGACGGGAAACTGGTCGGCGCGATTAATCTGCATGACCTGCATCAGGCCGGTATTGCTTAA
- a CDS encoding inhibitor of vertebrate lysozyme family protein, protein MKGHQTLHCLVAAAILSASSWAFAQSTSTPSPPNSVPTPSQAAPAKLLPTMADLLQQPVYKNSWQKMTKSQKNLPAWARKGVGTSAPYEVITWEGQQYKVGRICKPHDCSNNFMWVAFSQNKKQVWQAWGMRVTVEDKPQAQDNPSQFATYQWLGRPDEPIQAMLKKQLQQDPNWR, encoded by the coding sequence ATGAAAGGTCATCAAACCCTCCATTGTCTTGTTGCAGCGGCGATACTCAGTGCCAGCTCCTGGGCCTTCGCGCAATCAACCAGTACACCATCACCCCCTAATTCAGTACCGACCCCTTCTCAGGCCGCGCCCGCGAAACTCCTGCCGACCATGGCGGATTTGCTGCAACAGCCGGTTTATAAAAATAGCTGGCAGAAAATGACCAAGAGCCAGAAAAACTTACCCGCATGGGCGCGCAAAGGGGTGGGGACGTCAGCGCCGTATGAGGTGATCACGTGGGAAGGGCAGCAGTATAAAGTGGGCCGAATTTGTAAGCCCCATGATTGCAGCAATAATTTTATGTGGGTGGCGTTTAGCCAGAATAAGAAGCAAGTTTGGCAGGCTTGGGGGATGAGAGTCACGGTGGAAGACAAGCCGCAAGCGCAGGATAACCCGAGCCAGTTTGCCACCTATCAGTGGCTGGGCCGCCCTGATGAGCCTATTCAGGCCATGCTGAAAAAGCAGTTACAGCAAGATCCTAATTGGCGTTAA
- the thiD gene encoding bifunctional hydroxymethylpyrimidine kinase/phosphomethylpyrimidine kinase produces MKRINALTIAGTDPSGGAGIQADLKTFSALQAYGTTVITALVAQNTTGVQSVYPIEPAFVAAQLDSVLSDVHIDSAKIGMLANADIIAVVAAQLRRYPIAFVVLDTVMVAKSGDPLLAPEAVAALRQQLLPQVDLITPNLPEAAALLNCPLARDEQEMCEQGRALLALGCQGVLMKGGHLTGENSPDWLLTAQGEQRFVTRRVNTRHTHGTGCTLSAALAALRPRHANWGDTVEAAKGYLQRALEQADSLEVGLGVGPVHHFHQWW; encoded by the coding sequence ATGAAGCGCATTAATGCACTCACGATTGCCGGAACTGACCCCAGTGGCGGCGCGGGTATTCAAGCTGACCTGAAAACCTTTTCTGCTCTGCAAGCCTACGGCACCACAGTGATCACTGCGCTGGTGGCGCAAAACACCACTGGCGTGCAGTCGGTCTATCCCATCGAACCCGCTTTTGTCGCCGCTCAACTGGATTCTGTGCTGAGTGATGTACACATTGATAGCGCCAAAATAGGCATGTTGGCGAATGCTGACATTATTGCCGTCGTCGCCGCGCAACTACGCCGTTATCCGATCGCCTTTGTGGTGCTGGATACCGTAATGGTGGCGAAGAGTGGCGATCCGCTACTGGCACCGGAGGCGGTGGCTGCGCTGCGCCAACAACTGTTACCCCAGGTTGATCTGATTACGCCGAATTTGCCGGAAGCGGCGGCGTTACTCAATTGCCCACTCGCCCGCGATGAACAGGAGATGTGTGAGCAGGGGCGGGCGCTGCTGGCGCTAGGCTGTCAGGGGGTACTGATGAAAGGGGGCCACTTGACTGGCGAAAATAGCCCCGACTGGCTGTTGACAGCACAAGGAGAGCAGCGTTTTGTGACCCGCAGAGTCAACACTCGCCATACCCACGGCACTGGTTGCACCTTATCTGCGGCACTGGCCGCATTGCGCCCACGGCACGCGAATTGGGGTGATACCGTAGAAGCGGCCAAAGGCTATCTGCAAAGGGCATTGGAGCAGGCCGATAGCCTCGAAGTGGGGCTGGGGGTGGGGCCGGTGCATCATTTCCACCAATGGTGGTAA